From Oncorhynchus mykiss isolate Arlee chromosome 25, USDA_OmykA_1.1, whole genome shotgun sequence, a single genomic window includes:
- the c9orf72 gene encoding guanine nucleotide exchange C9orf72 isoform X1, whose product MFLPSYHTIYASYKPNTLRLWYSNNMSSGPPQSPAVAKTEVTVEGECPLLAATFAYWDNILGPRVRHIWAPRCEQPLLLSDGEVTFLANHTLNGEILRSAECGAVDVKFFVLAEKGVIIVSLIFDGELKGDKNTCALSIILPQTELAFYLPLHTVCVERLKHIIRKGRIWMQKGYNIISVLTSEIVPIMELMSSMKTHSVPEDIDIKDTILNDDDIGDSCHEDFLHKAISSHLQTCGCSMVVGSNPDKVNKIVRTLSLFLTPAERKCSRLCKADSSFKYDTGLFVQGLLKDSTGSFVLPFRQVLYSPYPTTHIDVDINTVKQMPPCHEHTYNQRLYMRSELSTLWKAASEDDIAPDAVIHTDESFTPNLNIFQDVMHKDTLVKLFIDEVFMLKPGLNLRSTYLAQFLLILHRKALTLLKYIEDETQKGKKPFRSLRSLKTDLDLMVEGDLNIVMAFAEKLRAGLHSFVFGKPFYTSVQERDVLMSF is encoded by the exons ATGTTTTTGCCGTCATACCACACTATTTATGCGAGCTACAAACCAAATACATTGAGACTTTG GTACAGTAACAACATGTCTTCTGGCCCACCTCAGTCGCCCGCAGTGGCTAAGACAGAGGTGACTGTCGAAGGAGAATGCCCTCTCCTCGCCGCCACCTTTGCCTACTGGGACAACATCCTAGGCCCGCGAGTGCGCCACATCTGGGCTCCCAGGTGTGAGCAGCCGCTGTTGCTGAGTGACGGTGAAGTCACCTTCCTGGCCAATCACACGCTGAACGGGGAGATTCTGCGCAGCGCCGAGTGTGGAGCGGTGGACGTCAAGTTCTTTGTCCTAGCTGAGAAGGGCGTCATCATTGTCTCGCTGATCTTTGACGGCGAGCTGAAGGGTGACAAGAACACGTGTGCCCTGTCCATTATTCTTCCACAGACAGAGCTGGCCTTCTACCTGCCCctgcacactgtctgtgtggagaGGCTCAAACACATAATCCGCAAGGGACGCATCTGGATGCAGAAA GGTTACAACATAATTTCTGTGCTGACATCAGAGATTGTCCCCATCATGGAGCTGATGTCCTCCATGAAGACACACAGTGTCCCAGAGGACATAGAT ATCAAGGACACCATCCTAAATGATGACGACATTGGAGACAGCTGCCATGAAGATTTCCTGCATAA GGCCATCAGTTCTCATCTCCAAACGTGTGGCTGCTCCATGGTGGTCGGAAGCAACCCAGACAAAGTCAACAAG ATAGTGCGAACACTGAGCCTTTTCCTCACCCCTGCTGAGAGGAAGTGCTCTCGGCTCTGTAAAGCTGACTCCTCTTTCAAGTACGACACAGGACTGTTTGTACAAGGCCTCCTCAAG GACTCCACGGGCAGCTTCGTCTTGCCCTTCCGCCAGGTGCTGTACTCGCCCTACCCGACCACGCACATCGACGTGGACATCAACACGGTGAAGCAGATGCCACCCTGCCATGAGCACACGTACAACCAGCGCCTCTACATGCGCTCGGAGCTCAGCACACTCTGGAAGGCAGCCAGCGAGGATGACATCGCCCCCGACGCTGTCATTCACACCGATGAGTCCTTCACCCCCAACCT AAATATTTTTCAGGATGTTATGCATAAAGACACTCTGGTGAAGTTATTTATAGATGAG GTGTTCATGCTGAAGCCAGGCCTCAATCTGCGAAGTACTTACTTAGCCCAGTTCTTGCTGATCCTTCACAGGAAGGCTCTCACGCTACTCAAatacattgaagatgaaac GCAAAAGGGAAAGAAGCCTTTCCGCTCCTTGCGCAGCTTGAAGACAGACCTCGACCTGATGGTGGAAGGCGACCTGAATATTGTCATGGCTTTTGCTGAGAAGCTGAGGGCTGGACTGCACTCCTTTGTATTTGGGAAGCCATTCTACACCAGTGTACAGGAGCGAGACGTGCTCATGAGTTTTTGA
- the c9orf72 gene encoding guanine nucleotide exchange C9orf72 isoform X3: MSSGPPQSPAVAKTEVTVEGECPLLAATFAYWDNILGPRVRHIWAPRCEQPLLLSDGEVTFLANHTLNGEILRSAECGAVDVKFFVLAEKGVIIVSLIFDGELKGDKNTCALSIILPQTELAFYLPLHTVCVERLKHIIRKGRIWMQKGYNIISVLTSEIVPIMELMSSMKTHSVPEDIDIKDTILNDDDIGDSCHEDFLHKAISSHLQTCGCSMVVGSNPDKVNKIVRTLSLFLTPAERKCSRLCKADSSFKYDTGLFVQGLLKDSTGSFVLPFRQVLYSPYPTTHIDVDINTVKQMPPCHEHTYNQRLYMRSELSTLWKAASEDDIAPDAVIHTDESFTPNLNIFQDVMHKDTLVKLFIDEVFMLKPGLNLRSTYLAQFLLILHRKALTLLKYIEDETQKGKKPFRSLRSLKTDLDLMVEGDLNIVMAFAEKLRAGLHSFVFGKPFYTSVQERDVLMSF, encoded by the exons ATGTCTTCTGGCCCACCTCAGTCGCCCGCAGTGGCTAAGACAGAGGTGACTGTCGAAGGAGAATGCCCTCTCCTCGCCGCCACCTTTGCCTACTGGGACAACATCCTAGGCCCGCGAGTGCGCCACATCTGGGCTCCCAGGTGTGAGCAGCCGCTGTTGCTGAGTGACGGTGAAGTCACCTTCCTGGCCAATCACACGCTGAACGGGGAGATTCTGCGCAGCGCCGAGTGTGGAGCGGTGGACGTCAAGTTCTTTGTCCTAGCTGAGAAGGGCGTCATCATTGTCTCGCTGATCTTTGACGGCGAGCTGAAGGGTGACAAGAACACGTGTGCCCTGTCCATTATTCTTCCACAGACAGAGCTGGCCTTCTACCTGCCCctgcacactgtctgtgtggagaGGCTCAAACACATAATCCGCAAGGGACGCATCTGGATGCAGAAA GGTTACAACATAATTTCTGTGCTGACATCAGAGATTGTCCCCATCATGGAGCTGATGTCCTCCATGAAGACACACAGTGTCCCAGAGGACATAGAT ATCAAGGACACCATCCTAAATGATGACGACATTGGAGACAGCTGCCATGAAGATTTCCTGCATAA GGCCATCAGTTCTCATCTCCAAACGTGTGGCTGCTCCATGGTGGTCGGAAGCAACCCAGACAAAGTCAACAAG ATAGTGCGAACACTGAGCCTTTTCCTCACCCCTGCTGAGAGGAAGTGCTCTCGGCTCTGTAAAGCTGACTCCTCTTTCAAGTACGACACAGGACTGTTTGTACAAGGCCTCCTCAAG GACTCCACGGGCAGCTTCGTCTTGCCCTTCCGCCAGGTGCTGTACTCGCCCTACCCGACCACGCACATCGACGTGGACATCAACACGGTGAAGCAGATGCCACCCTGCCATGAGCACACGTACAACCAGCGCCTCTACATGCGCTCGGAGCTCAGCACACTCTGGAAGGCAGCCAGCGAGGATGACATCGCCCCCGACGCTGTCATTCACACCGATGAGTCCTTCACCCCCAACCT AAATATTTTTCAGGATGTTATGCATAAAGACACTCTGGTGAAGTTATTTATAGATGAG GTGTTCATGCTGAAGCCAGGCCTCAATCTGCGAAGTACTTACTTAGCCCAGTTCTTGCTGATCCTTCACAGGAAGGCTCTCACGCTACTCAAatacattgaagatgaaac GCAAAAGGGAAAGAAGCCTTTCCGCTCCTTGCGCAGCTTGAAGACAGACCTCGACCTGATGGTGGAAGGCGACCTGAATATTGTCATGGCTTTTGCTGAGAAGCTGAGGGCTGGACTGCACTCCTTTGTATTTGGGAAGCCATTCTACACCAGTGTACAGGAGCGAGACGTGCTCATGAGTTTTTGA
- the c9orf72 gene encoding guanine nucleotide exchange C9orf72 isoform X2, with translation MEAPIAVWSCTKLLQYSNNMSSGPPQSPAVAKTEVTVEGECPLLAATFAYWDNILGPRVRHIWAPRCEQPLLLSDGEVTFLANHTLNGEILRSAECGAVDVKFFVLAEKGVIIVSLIFDGELKGDKNTCALSIILPQTELAFYLPLHTVCVERLKHIIRKGRIWMQKGYNIISVLTSEIVPIMELMSSMKTHSVPEDIDIKDTILNDDDIGDSCHEDFLHKAISSHLQTCGCSMVVGSNPDKVNKIVRTLSLFLTPAERKCSRLCKADSSFKYDTGLFVQGLLKDSTGSFVLPFRQVLYSPYPTTHIDVDINTVKQMPPCHEHTYNQRLYMRSELSTLWKAASEDDIAPDAVIHTDESFTPNLNIFQDVMHKDTLVKLFIDEVFMLKPGLNLRSTYLAQFLLILHRKALTLLKYIEDETQKGKKPFRSLRSLKTDLDLMVEGDLNIVMAFAEKLRAGLHSFVFGKPFYTSVQERDVLMSF, from the exons ATGGAGGCACCCATAGCTGTATGGAGCTGTACaaaactgctaca GTACAGTAACAACATGTCTTCTGGCCCACCTCAGTCGCCCGCAGTGGCTAAGACAGAGGTGACTGTCGAAGGAGAATGCCCTCTCCTCGCCGCCACCTTTGCCTACTGGGACAACATCCTAGGCCCGCGAGTGCGCCACATCTGGGCTCCCAGGTGTGAGCAGCCGCTGTTGCTGAGTGACGGTGAAGTCACCTTCCTGGCCAATCACACGCTGAACGGGGAGATTCTGCGCAGCGCCGAGTGTGGAGCGGTGGACGTCAAGTTCTTTGTCCTAGCTGAGAAGGGCGTCATCATTGTCTCGCTGATCTTTGACGGCGAGCTGAAGGGTGACAAGAACACGTGTGCCCTGTCCATTATTCTTCCACAGACAGAGCTGGCCTTCTACCTGCCCctgcacactgtctgtgtggagaGGCTCAAACACATAATCCGCAAGGGACGCATCTGGATGCAGAAA GGTTACAACATAATTTCTGTGCTGACATCAGAGATTGTCCCCATCATGGAGCTGATGTCCTCCATGAAGACACACAGTGTCCCAGAGGACATAGAT ATCAAGGACACCATCCTAAATGATGACGACATTGGAGACAGCTGCCATGAAGATTTCCTGCATAA GGCCATCAGTTCTCATCTCCAAACGTGTGGCTGCTCCATGGTGGTCGGAAGCAACCCAGACAAAGTCAACAAG ATAGTGCGAACACTGAGCCTTTTCCTCACCCCTGCTGAGAGGAAGTGCTCTCGGCTCTGTAAAGCTGACTCCTCTTTCAAGTACGACACAGGACTGTTTGTACAAGGCCTCCTCAAG GACTCCACGGGCAGCTTCGTCTTGCCCTTCCGCCAGGTGCTGTACTCGCCCTACCCGACCACGCACATCGACGTGGACATCAACACGGTGAAGCAGATGCCACCCTGCCATGAGCACACGTACAACCAGCGCCTCTACATGCGCTCGGAGCTCAGCACACTCTGGAAGGCAGCCAGCGAGGATGACATCGCCCCCGACGCTGTCATTCACACCGATGAGTCCTTCACCCCCAACCT AAATATTTTTCAGGATGTTATGCATAAAGACACTCTGGTGAAGTTATTTATAGATGAG GTGTTCATGCTGAAGCCAGGCCTCAATCTGCGAAGTACTTACTTAGCCCAGTTCTTGCTGATCCTTCACAGGAAGGCTCTCACGCTACTCAAatacattgaagatgaaac GCAAAAGGGAAAGAAGCCTTTCCGCTCCTTGCGCAGCTTGAAGACAGACCTCGACCTGATGGTGGAAGGCGACCTGAATATTGTCATGGCTTTTGCTGAGAAGCTGAGGGCTGGACTGCACTCCTTTGTATTTGGGAAGCCATTCTACACCAGTGTACAGGAGCGAGACGTGCTCATGAGTTTTTGA
- the c9orf72 gene encoding guanine nucleotide exchange C9orf72 homolog isoform X4, with protein sequence MFLPSYHTIYASYKPNTLRLWYSNNMSSGPPQSPAVAKTEVTVEGECPLLAATFAYWDNILGPRVRHIWAPRCEQPLLLSDGEVTFLANHTLNGEILRSAECGAVDVKFFVLAEKGVIIVSLIFDGELKGDKNTCALSIILPQTELAFYLPLHTVCVERLKHIIRKGRIWMQKGYNIISVLTSEIVPIMELMSSMKTHSVPEDIDIKDTILNDDDIGDSCHEDFLHK encoded by the exons ATGTTTTTGCCGTCATACCACACTATTTATGCGAGCTACAAACCAAATACATTGAGACTTTG GTACAGTAACAACATGTCTTCTGGCCCACCTCAGTCGCCCGCAGTGGCTAAGACAGAGGTGACTGTCGAAGGAGAATGCCCTCTCCTCGCCGCCACCTTTGCCTACTGGGACAACATCCTAGGCCCGCGAGTGCGCCACATCTGGGCTCCCAGGTGTGAGCAGCCGCTGTTGCTGAGTGACGGTGAAGTCACCTTCCTGGCCAATCACACGCTGAACGGGGAGATTCTGCGCAGCGCCGAGTGTGGAGCGGTGGACGTCAAGTTCTTTGTCCTAGCTGAGAAGGGCGTCATCATTGTCTCGCTGATCTTTGACGGCGAGCTGAAGGGTGACAAGAACACGTGTGCCCTGTCCATTATTCTTCCACAGACAGAGCTGGCCTTCTACCTGCCCctgcacactgtctgtgtggagaGGCTCAAACACATAATCCGCAAGGGACGCATCTGGATGCAGAAA GGTTACAACATAATTTCTGTGCTGACATCAGAGATTGTCCCCATCATGGAGCTGATGTCCTCCATGAAGACACACAGTGTCCCAGAGGACATAGAT ATCAAGGACACCATCCTAAATGATGACGACATTGGAGACAGCTGCCATGAAGATTTCCTGCATAAGTAA